Proteins encoded within one genomic window of Odocoileus virginianus isolate 20LAN1187 ecotype Illinois chromosome 2, Ovbor_1.2, whole genome shotgun sequence:
- the GBGT1 gene encoding globoside alpha-1,3-N-acetylgalactosaminyltransferase 1 isoform X3 — protein MPPPAMHCPRLVLGLGFCLLLGITLCSLWVYVENWLLVSYIPYYLPCPEIFNMKLQHEEEPSQPVAQSQYPQPKLLEQKPTELLTLTPWLAPVVSEGTFNAELLHHIYQPLNLTIGLTAFAVGNRYTRFVQHFLESAERFFMRGYRVHYYIFTHDPQAIPQVPLGPGRRLSVIPVPGPPQWEGASMHRMELISVHIAKRAHREVDFLFCLNVDTEFRNPWGPETLGDLVAAIHPGYFTIPRHQFPYERRPVSTAFVADGEGDFYYGGAVFGGRVARVYEFTRGCHMGILADKANGILAAGQEESHLNRRFLSHKPSKVLSPEYLWDDRQPQPPSLKLIRFSTLNKDSAWLHS, from the exons ATGCCACCCCCAGCGATGCACTGCCCGAGACTGGTCCTGGGCCTGGGATTCTGCCTGCTGCTAGGCATCACCCTCTGCTCTCTGTG GGTGTATGTCGAGAACTGGCTGCTGGTCTCCTACATCCCCTATTATCTCCCCTGCCCAGAGATCTT CAACATGAAGCTTCAGCACGAGGAGGAGCCGTCCCAGCCCGTGGCACA GTCACAGTACCCTCAGCCCAAGCTGCTGGAGCAAAA GCCCACAGAGCTGCTGACACTCACACCCTGGCTGGCGCCCGTCGTCTCCGAGGGAACCTTCAACGCCGAGCTTCTGCACCACATCTACCAGCCGCTGAACCTGACCATCGGGCTCACGGCGTTTGCCGTGGGGAA CAGGTACACCCGGTTCGTCCAGCACTTCCTGGAGTCGGCCGAGCGGTTCTTCATGCGGGGGTACCGCGTGCACTACTACATCTTCACTCACGACCCCCAGGCCATTCCTCAGGTCCCGCTGGGTCCCGGCCGCCGCCTCAGCGTCATCCCGGTCCCCGGGCCCCCCCAGTGGGAGGGGGCCTCCATGCACCGGATGGAGCTCATCAGCGTGCACATCGCCAAGAGGGCGCACCGGGAGGTGGACTTCCTCTTCTGCCTGAACGTGGACACAGAGTTCCGGAACCCGTGGGGCCCCGAGACCCTGGGGGACCTGGTGGCCGCCATCCACCCGGGCTACTTCACCATACCCCGCCACCAGTTCCCCTACGAGCGCCGGCCCGTCTCCACCGCCTTCGTGGCCGACGGCGAGGGGGACTTCTACTATGGCGGGGCGGTCTTCGGGGGGCGGGTGGCCAGGGTGTATGAGTTCACCAGGGGCTGCCACATGGGCATCCTGGCGGACAAGGCCAACGGCATCCTGGCAGCCGGGCAGGAGGAGAGCCACCTGAACCGCCGCTTCCTCTCACACAAGCCCTCCAAGGTGCTGTCCCCCGAGTACCTCTGGGACGACAGGCAGCCCCAGCCCCCTAGCCTGAAGCTGATCCGCTTCTCCACCCTGAACAAGGACTCCGCCTGGCTGCATAGCTGA
- the GBGT1 gene encoding globoside alpha-1,3-N-acetylgalactosaminyltransferase 1 isoform X2: protein MPPPAMHCPRLVLGLGFCLLLGITLCSLWVYVENWLLVSYIPYYLPCPEIFNMKLQHEEEPSQPVAQPTELLTLTPWLAPVVSEGTFNAELLHHIYQPLNLTIGLTAFAVGNRYTRFVQHFLESAERFFMRGYRVHYYIFTHDPQAIPQVPLGPGRRLSVIPVPGPPQWEGASMHRMELISVHIAKRAHREVDFLFCLNVDTEFRNPWGPETLGDLVAAIHPGYFTIPRHQFPYERRPVSTAFVADGEGDFYYGGAVFGGRVARVYEFTRGCHMGILADKANGILAAGQEESHLNRRFLSHKPSKVLSPEYLWDDRQPQPPSLKLIRFSTLNKDSAWLHS from the exons ATGCCACCCCCAGCGATGCACTGCCCGAGACTGGTCCTGGGCCTGGGATTCTGCCTGCTGCTAGGCATCACCCTCTGCTCTCTGTG GGTGTATGTCGAGAACTGGCTGCTGGTCTCCTACATCCCCTATTATCTCCCCTGCCCAGAGATCTT CAACATGAAGCTTCAGCACGAGGAGGAGCCGTCCCAGCCCGTGGCACA GCCCACAGAGCTGCTGACACTCACACCCTGGCTGGCGCCCGTCGTCTCCGAGGGAACCTTCAACGCCGAGCTTCTGCACCACATCTACCAGCCGCTGAACCTGACCATCGGGCTCACGGCGTTTGCCGTGGGGAA CAGGTACACCCGGTTCGTCCAGCACTTCCTGGAGTCGGCCGAGCGGTTCTTCATGCGGGGGTACCGCGTGCACTACTACATCTTCACTCACGACCCCCAGGCCATTCCTCAGGTCCCGCTGGGTCCCGGCCGCCGCCTCAGCGTCATCCCGGTCCCCGGGCCCCCCCAGTGGGAGGGGGCCTCCATGCACCGGATGGAGCTCATCAGCGTGCACATCGCCAAGAGGGCGCACCGGGAGGTGGACTTCCTCTTCTGCCTGAACGTGGACACAGAGTTCCGGAACCCGTGGGGCCCCGAGACCCTGGGGGACCTGGTGGCCGCCATCCACCCGGGCTACTTCACCATACCCCGCCACCAGTTCCCCTACGAGCGCCGGCCCGTCTCCACCGCCTTCGTGGCCGACGGCGAGGGGGACTTCTACTATGGCGGGGCGGTCTTCGGGGGGCGGGTGGCCAGGGTGTATGAGTTCACCAGGGGCTGCCACATGGGCATCCTGGCGGACAAGGCCAACGGCATCCTGGCAGCCGGGCAGGAGGAGAGCCACCTGAACCGCCGCTTCCTCTCACACAAGCCCTCCAAGGTGCTGTCCCCCGAGTACCTCTGGGACGACAGGCAGCCCCAGCCCCCTAGCCTGAAGCTGATCCGCTTCTCCACCCTGAACAAGGACTCCGCCTGGCTGCATAGCTGA
- the GBGT1 gene encoding globoside alpha-1,3-N-acetylgalactosaminyltransferase 1 isoform X1 → MPPPAMHCPRLVLGLGFCLLLGITLCSLWVYVENWLLVSYIPYYLPCPEIFNMKLQHEEEPSQPVAQSQYPQPKLLEQKPTELLTLTPWLAPVVSEGTFNAELLHHIYQPLNLTIGLTAFAVGKYTRFVQHFLESAERFFMRGYRVHYYIFTHDPQAIPQVPLGPGRRLSVIPVPGPPQWEGASMHRMELISVHIAKRAHREVDFLFCLNVDTEFRNPWGPETLGDLVAAIHPGYFTIPRHQFPYERRPVSTAFVADGEGDFYYGGAVFGGRVARVYEFTRGCHMGILADKANGILAAGQEESHLNRRFLSHKPSKVLSPEYLWDDRQPQPPSLKLIRFSTLNKDSAWLHS, encoded by the exons ATGCCACCCCCAGCGATGCACTGCCCGAGACTGGTCCTGGGCCTGGGATTCTGCCTGCTGCTAGGCATCACCCTCTGCTCTCTGTG GGTGTATGTCGAGAACTGGCTGCTGGTCTCCTACATCCCCTATTATCTCCCCTGCCCAGAGATCTT CAACATGAAGCTTCAGCACGAGGAGGAGCCGTCCCAGCCCGTGGCACA GTCACAGTACCCTCAGCCCAAGCTGCTGGAGCAAAA GCCCACAGAGCTGCTGACACTCACACCCTGGCTGGCGCCCGTCGTCTCCGAGGGAACCTTCAACGCCGAGCTTCTGCACCACATCTACCAGCCGCTGAACCTGACCATCGGGCTCACGGCGTTTGCCGTGGGGAA GTACACCCGGTTCGTCCAGCACTTCCTGGAGTCGGCCGAGCGGTTCTTCATGCGGGGGTACCGCGTGCACTACTACATCTTCACTCACGACCCCCAGGCCATTCCTCAGGTCCCGCTGGGTCCCGGCCGCCGCCTCAGCGTCATCCCGGTCCCCGGGCCCCCCCAGTGGGAGGGGGCCTCCATGCACCGGATGGAGCTCATCAGCGTGCACATCGCCAAGAGGGCGCACCGGGAGGTGGACTTCCTCTTCTGCCTGAACGTGGACACAGAGTTCCGGAACCCGTGGGGCCCCGAGACCCTGGGGGACCTGGTGGCCGCCATCCACCCGGGCTACTTCACCATACCCCGCCACCAGTTCCCCTACGAGCGCCGGCCCGTCTCCACCGCCTTCGTGGCCGACGGCGAGGGGGACTTCTACTATGGCGGGGCGGTCTTCGGGGGGCGGGTGGCCAGGGTGTATGAGTTCACCAGGGGCTGCCACATGGGCATCCTGGCGGACAAGGCCAACGGCATCCTGGCAGCCGGGCAGGAGGAGAGCCACCTGAACCGCCGCTTCCTCTCACACAAGCCCTCCAAGGTGCTGTCCCCCGAGTACCTCTGGGACGACAGGCAGCCCCAGCCCCCTAGCCTGAAGCTGATCCGCTTCTCCACCCTGAACAAGGACTCCGCCTGGCTGCATAGCTGA